Proteins encoded in a region of the Dethiosulfovibrio russensis genome:
- a CDS encoding sodium-dependent transporter: protein MKDESSRGEWSSKIGFILAAAGSAIGLGSIWRFPYIAGQSGGAAFVAVYLVLVFSIGISLMMAEIVIGKKGKLNAVGSFGKLGGRRWSLVGWGGVVAAFVILSYYGVIGGWTIAYIFKSFFGLMEVTGAGEVARVFQDFISSGTQMVFFQCLFMGATVFVVFRGVSGGIERLCTFCMPALFVLMLLLIGRSVTLPGAMEGVAFFLKPDFSKVTGEVFLSALGQAFFSLSLGIGAMIIYGSYLPEDSDIPKSSLQICFLTFLISLMAGLIIFPSLFAFGMEPGAGAGLTFITLPVVFSRMPGGVLWSASFFVLFFFAALTSSVSLLEVAVSYLIDSLGWARRRATIFLGCLITLVGIPSALSQGAVRINVFGLSFLDAADFFASNLIMPIVGFLISVFLGWVVPSVAEEGITNEGTRPFGGKKVWLFILRFVAPICILVIFIAGLKW, encoded by the coding sequence GTGAAGGATGAATCGTCCAGGGGCGAATGGAGCAGTAAAATAGGTTTCATTCTTGCGGCCGCAGGTTCCGCCATAGGGTTGGGAAGTATCTGGAGGTTTCCCTATATCGCGGGGCAATCGGGAGGAGCCGCTTTCGTGGCGGTCTATCTCGTCCTCGTCTTTTCGATCGGGATCTCCCTGATGATGGCGGAGATAGTCATAGGTAAAAAGGGAAAGCTGAACGCCGTAGGTTCCTTCGGGAAACTGGGCGGACGGAGGTGGTCGCTGGTCGGTTGGGGGGGGGTCGTGGCGGCTTTCGTCATATTATCCTACTACGGTGTCATAGGAGGATGGACCATAGCCTATATATTCAAGTCCTTTTTCGGGCTTATGGAGGTCACCGGTGCCGGTGAGGTAGCTAGGGTCTTCCAGGATTTCATATCCAGCGGGACTCAGATGGTCTTTTTTCAGTGTCTTTTCATGGGGGCAACCGTGTTCGTCGTTTTTAGAGGGGTCAGCGGAGGTATCGAGAGGCTCTGTACCTTTTGTATGCCGGCCTTGTTCGTCCTGATGCTGCTTTTGATAGGGAGGTCGGTTACCCTGCCGGGAGCCATGGAGGGGGTCGCCTTTTTTCTAAAGCCCGACTTCAGCAAGGTTACCGGCGAGGTCTTCCTTTCCGCTCTCGGACAGGCTTTTTTCTCGCTCTCACTCGGTATCGGGGCCATGATAATCTACGGCAGCTACCTTCCTGAGGATTCGGATATTCCCAAGTCCAGCCTCCAGATTTGCTTCCTCACCTTTCTGATCTCCCTGATGGCCGGTCTGATAATATTTCCCTCTCTCTTCGCCTTCGGAATGGAGCCAGGGGCCGGGGCTGGCCTGACCTTCATAACCTTGCCGGTGGTCTTCTCCAGGATGCCAGGAGGAGTGCTTTGGTCGGCGTCATTCTTCGTCTTGTTTTTCTTCGCGGCCCTGACCTCGTCGGTGTCTCTTCTCGAGGTGGCTGTTTCCTATCTCATAGACAGTCTAGGTTGGGCGAGGCGAAGGGCGACGATCTTTTTGGGATGTCTCATAACTTTGGTCGGAATCCCTTCCGCCCTGTCTCAGGGGGCGGTTAGGATAAACGTTTTTGGGCTTTCATTTTTGGACGCAGCCGATTTTTTCGCCTCCAATCTGATAATGCCGATCGTCGGCTTTCTCATCTCCGTGTTTCTCGGTTGGGTCGTCCCCTCAGTCGCGGAAGAAGGCATCACCAACGAAGGAACCAGGCCGTTTGGAGGAAAGAAGGTCTGGCTTTTCATTCTCCGTTTCGTGGCTCCGATATGTATTCTGGTTATCTTCATAGCCGGGCTTAAATGGTAG
- the pepV gene encoding dipeptidase PepV, whose protein sequence is MERLRQSIDAMKDDIVAAIRENVAVKSVEGPAEPGAPFGPGPKAAMDNFVQIAGRLGFETGVFEDMVGWAEFGDPDADMVAILGHVDVVPEGDGWSCDPYEGKIEDGKLYGRGVMDDKGPVICALYALKAIKDLEIPLKKRVRILIGTNEESGSKAVARYVEAGQDLPVAGFTPDAEYPLINGEKGIVIARLSAPFKADGDVQVVSFDGGVAPNSVPSIAKAEIFVKSDMAERVKYTVSNWHGPERAKLSLEDKGEGRFLLSMEGVPAHGSLPEQGVNAVAWLVKVLLTLGVTGEQGRTLAALDRYVGIDCHGESLGVCVYDDVSRYTSLCWGTMKTDGDRVVFSLNPRFPVSYRTEDMVKILEKTFSDAGFEILSMRKDEPLYMPEDSELVVKLMEVYRRETGRMDDKPMSIGGGTYAKAMPNVLAFGPTLPGEPSNIHEADECWSIDNMMTSTKIMAAAIVSLAED, encoded by the coding sequence GTGGAACGACTTAGACAGAGCATCGATGCCATGAAGGACGATATCGTAGCGGCCATCAGGGAAAACGTAGCGGTCAAAAGCGTGGAAGGTCCCGCCGAGCCGGGAGCTCCCTTCGGCCCCGGACCTAAAGCTGCGATGGATAACTTCGTTCAGATAGCCGGTCGCCTCGGTTTCGAAACCGGTGTCTTCGAGGATATGGTCGGTTGGGCCGAGTTCGGAGATCCCGATGCCGATATGGTGGCCATCCTCGGTCACGTCGACGTGGTCCCCGAGGGAGACGGCTGGAGCTGCGATCCCTACGAAGGCAAAATAGAGGACGGCAAACTCTACGGCCGAGGAGTCATGGACGATAAGGGGCCGGTGATCTGTGCTCTCTACGCTTTAAAGGCCATAAAAGACCTCGAGATTCCTCTCAAAAAACGGGTTAGGATCCTGATCGGAACGAACGAGGAAAGCGGCAGCAAGGCCGTAGCCCGTTACGTAGAGGCAGGACAGGATCTCCCCGTCGCGGGCTTTACCCCCGATGCGGAGTACCCTCTGATAAACGGAGAAAAAGGTATCGTCATAGCCAGGTTGTCCGCCCCCTTCAAGGCCGACGGAGATGTTCAGGTGGTTTCCTTCGACGGAGGCGTGGCGCCTAACTCGGTGCCTTCGATTGCCAAGGCGGAGATCTTCGTGAAGTCCGATATGGCCGAAAGGGTCAAGTACACCGTATCGAACTGGCATGGCCCGGAGAGGGCAAAACTGTCTTTGGAGGATAAGGGGGAGGGCCGTTTCCTGCTGTCCATGGAGGGAGTTCCTGCCCACGGTAGTCTTCCGGAGCAGGGAGTCAACGCAGTGGCCTGGCTTGTCAAGGTCCTGCTCACTCTTGGTGTTACCGGTGAGCAGGGGCGTACCCTGGCCGCCTTGGATCGCTACGTGGGAATCGACTGTCACGGAGAGAGCCTGGGAGTCTGCGTCTACGACGACGTGTCCAGATACACCTCGCTCTGCTGGGGCACCATGAAGACCGATGGAGACAGGGTAGTCTTCAGCCTGAACCCGAGGTTCCCCGTGAGCTACCGTACCGAGGACATGGTGAAGATTCTAGAGAAGACCTTCTCCGATGCGGGATTCGAGATCCTGTCCATGAGAAAGGACGAGCCTCTCTATATGCCGGAGGACTCCGAGCTGGTGGTCAAACTGATGGAGGTCTATCGCAGAGAGACCGGCCGGATGGACGACAAACCCATGTCCATCGGAGGAGGAACCTACGCCAAGGCCATGCCGAACGTATTGGCCTTCGGCCCGACCCTTCCTGGCGAGCCATCCAACATACACGAGGCCGACGAGTGCTGGAGCATCGACAACATGATGACCAGCACCAAGATAATGGCCGCCGCCATAGTATCTCTGGCCGAGGATTAG
- a CDS encoding ABC transporter permease — protein sequence MRKPSRQAGGASQDAPLILFALLAVGVLIFVLWPTVAILKESLYPDGHFSLMYYQDLIEKNRRLIGNSLFIGFWTTLFAVFMGLCCALYVTYTNYRGKKTVLAVLMMTLISPPFMSSLSYIMLFGRRGLISWKLLGLHWNPYGPHGIILMESIGLASIAAFLIMAVLKGTDRDLERASLDLGAGRWATMLNVTFPLARPGIVTAGLIVFVRSLSDFGTPIFIGGSYNVLATHAYTTAVGSYDLPKAAAISTLLLVPALIAFLIYRRLMAKNSLFSIKPGGQEISESRLPPMVGAVVCTVVWGYVIFEIAKYGTILSGAFVKTWGVDFSFTGRHLEALKLAKMGSLFRSLKYAVITAVAAGLMGVLMARYLGRAKGIFARTIDFVADLPFILPGPFFGISYLLAFNWMPEAVLASGFLIVTNCVYRQLSLGIKSGISVMGQINPELEDAVRDQGGSSFFALKDVTIPLMTPAFAISFINTFTFTMTTVGGIIFLITPYTKVMTAEMFEAIQSGNIGASSAMASVIVVVTMTVNLIFSRLVLGGKKREAKKCIFG from the coding sequence GTGAGAAAACCGAGTAGACAGGCCGGAGGGGCATCTCAGGATGCCCCTCTTATACTGTTCGCCCTTCTGGCAGTAGGCGTCCTGATATTCGTCCTGTGGCCTACCGTAGCCATACTGAAGGAAAGCCTGTATCCCGACGGACATTTCAGCTTGATGTACTACCAGGACCTGATCGAGAAAAATCGCAGACTGATCGGCAACAGCTTGTTCATCGGGTTCTGGACCACTCTGTTCGCCGTATTCATGGGGCTGTGCTGTGCCCTCTACGTTACCTACACGAACTATCGGGGCAAGAAAACCGTCCTGGCAGTGCTGATGATGACTCTTATATCGCCACCCTTCATGTCCTCTCTGTCCTATATCATGCTGTTCGGCAGAAGAGGCCTGATATCCTGGAAACTTCTAGGTCTTCACTGGAACCCCTACGGTCCTCACGGGATAATACTGATGGAGTCTATCGGATTGGCCTCCATAGCAGCCTTCCTGATAATGGCTGTGCTCAAGGGAACGGATCGAGACCTGGAAAGGGCGTCGCTGGACCTGGGAGCGGGAAGATGGGCAACCATGCTAAACGTCACCTTTCCTCTGGCCAGGCCGGGAATCGTGACGGCAGGACTTATCGTTTTCGTTAGGTCTCTATCTGACTTCGGCACCCCCATATTCATAGGGGGAAGCTACAATGTCCTGGCCACCCACGCCTATACCACGGCGGTAGGATCCTACGACCTGCCGAAAGCCGCCGCCATATCGACACTGCTGCTGGTTCCAGCCCTGATAGCCTTTCTGATATACAGACGGCTTATGGCAAAGAACTCGCTGTTCTCCATCAAGCCCGGAGGCCAGGAGATATCGGAATCCCGACTTCCACCGATGGTGGGAGCGGTGGTCTGCACGGTAGTCTGGGGCTACGTCATTTTCGAGATCGCCAAGTACGGAACCATTTTATCCGGAGCCTTCGTCAAGACCTGGGGAGTGGACTTCTCCTTTACGGGCAGACACCTGGAGGCCCTGAAGCTGGCTAAGATGGGCAGCTTGTTCAGAAGTCTAAAATACGCCGTGATCACCGCCGTCGCAGCCGGGCTGATGGGAGTGCTGATGGCCAGATATCTAGGACGGGCCAAGGGAATATTCGCCAGGACGATAGACTTCGTGGCAGACCTCCCCTTTATCCTTCCCGGGCCCTTCTTCGGAATATCCTATCTACTGGCATTCAACTGGATGCCAGAGGCGGTACTGGCCTCGGGGTTTCTGATCGTCACGAACTGCGTCTACAGACAGCTCTCCCTGGGGATAAAGAGCGGCATCTCGGTCATGGGTCAGATCAATCCAGAGCTGGAAGATGCAGTAAGGGACCAGGGAGGAAGCTCCTTCTTCGCGTTGAAGGACGTCACCATTCCCCTCATGACACCAGCCTTCGCAATAAGCTTCATAAACACCTTCACCTTCACCATGACCACGGTGGGAGGAATTATATTCCTGATAACCCCTTACACGAAGGTCATGACGGCGGAGATGTTCGAGGCCATACAAAGCGGCAACATAGGGGCCAGCTCCGCCATGGCGTCCGTCATAGTGGTTGTGACTATGACTGTGAATTTGATATTCTCCCGATTGGTCCTCGGAGGGAAGAAACGGGAGGCCAAAAAATGTATCTTCGGCTAA
- a CDS encoding HD domain-containing protein has translation MRLKEIDEIRRWFDDYVASFYSTCGRLHQLELKERHSHRVAENAGLLADELGWDESARHLAVAAGLLHDLGRFPQYRDYGTFYDFRSLDHGDRGERVFREDFPGDIIDPIELELIAFTTREHNKKDLPVGRTEKEMELLKLIKDSDRIDIFRVVREHIKRGETDSIYPGIGPEGQFTPAVLDELRRYGKARYDQLRTLSDVLLFQLCWIKDMAHPQSVELLRDRGDLEWILDRLPENSTAAEILGSLKGSMLPSQTCR, from the coding sequence TTGAGGTTGAAAGAAATAGACGAAATACGCCGCTGGTTCGACGACTACGTGGCTTCTTTCTACAGCACCTGCGGAAGACTTCATCAACTGGAATTGAAGGAAAGGCACAGCCACAGGGTCGCGGAAAACGCCGGACTCCTGGCGGACGAACTCGGATGGGATGAATCGGCCAGACACCTGGCGGTCGCGGCCGGCCTCCTCCACGACCTAGGCCGATTCCCTCAGTATAGGGACTACGGCACCTTCTACGACTTCAGATCTCTGGATCACGGAGACAGAGGAGAGAGGGTTTTCAGAGAGGATTTCCCCGGGGACATTATCGACCCTATCGAACTGGAGCTTATCGCCTTCACGACGAGAGAACATAACAAGAAGGATCTTCCGGTAGGACGCACAGAGAAAGAGATGGAACTTCTGAAACTAATAAAAGACAGCGACAGGATAGACATCTTCCGGGTGGTCCGAGAGCACATCAAAAGAGGGGAGACCGACTCCATATACCCAGGGATAGGACCGGAAGGGCAATTCACCCCAGCGGTGCTGGACGAATTGAGACGTTATGGCAAGGCCCGCTACGACCAGTTAAGGACTCTGTCGGACGTGCTGCTGTTTCAGCTCTGCTGGATCAAGGACATGGCTCATCCTCAATCGGTAGAGCTCCTAAGGGACAGAGGAGACCTAGAGTGGATTTTAGACCGTCTGCCGGAGAATTCCACCGCCGCCGAAATCCTGGGATCCCTGAAGGGGTCCATGCTGCCATCGCAGACCTGCCGATGA
- a CDS encoding ABC transporter substrate-binding protein, which translates to MRKTTILIALSAILATASISFAQTDKPLKGQSISIFAAATGIDETFAEFTKDTGIKVNYLEMSSGEVLTRLRASKGKNLADAWFGGGVDSFMVAGQEGFLESYVSPEAEKIPEEYRDPDGFWTGLSLVAVDFIVNEDILREKGISAPKSWIDLGKPEYKGEVMMSNPTISGTNYSVIFEILEIFGEEKGWEVIRNIDANIPFYTKRGSAPPNKAAMGEVAIGIDPYDVGVKLIAQGHPVISVFPEEGTPGSLAPVAIMKGAKNVEAAKAFVDWCLSKRGQEVQMANTAKVGTRPDAEVPEYLRGLKDAKIILVDPIKSGERREEILGRWQKEFGEKTE; encoded by the coding sequence ATGAGAAAGACGACGATTTTAATAGCTTTATCGGCGATCTTGGCAACGGCCTCTATCTCGTTCGCACAGACGGATAAACCCCTGAAGGGGCAGAGCATCAGCATTTTCGCCGCCGCCACCGGCATAGACGAGACCTTCGCCGAGTTTACCAAGGACACGGGGATCAAGGTCAACTATCTGGAGATGTCCTCCGGAGAGGTACTCACCAGGCTCAGGGCATCCAAGGGCAAAAACCTGGCGGACGCCTGGTTCGGAGGCGGAGTCGACAGCTTCATGGTAGCGGGCCAGGAGGGATTTCTGGAAAGCTACGTCTCTCCCGAGGCGGAGAAGATCCCCGAGGAATACAGGGATCCCGACGGATTCTGGACGGGGCTGTCCCTGGTGGCGGTGGACTTCATCGTCAACGAGGATATATTGAGAGAAAAGGGAATTTCCGCTCCTAAAAGCTGGATCGATCTGGGCAAACCGGAGTACAAGGGCGAGGTGATGATGAGCAACCCGACCATCTCCGGCACCAATTACTCGGTTATCTTCGAGATCCTCGAGATATTCGGAGAGGAAAAAGGCTGGGAGGTCATCCGAAACATCGACGCCAACATCCCGTTCTACACAAAGAGAGGCTCCGCTCCGCCGAACAAGGCGGCCATGGGCGAGGTAGCAATCGGCATAGATCCCTACGACGTGGGAGTCAAACTGATAGCTCAGGGACATCCGGTAATCTCAGTCTTTCCCGAGGAAGGCACCCCGGGGTCGCTGGCTCCGGTCGCCATAATGAAGGGCGCAAAGAACGTAGAGGCGGCTAAAGCCTTCGTCGACTGGTGTCTCTCCAAGAGAGGCCAGGAGGTCCAGATGGCAAACACCGCGAAGGTCGGAACCAGGCCGGACGCGGAGGTACCGGAGTATCTCAGGGGACTGAAGGACGCCAAGATAATTCTGGTGGATCCGATAAAATCCGGAGAGAGGCGCGAGGAGATACTTGGCAGATGGCAGAAGGAATTCGGTGAGAAAACCGAGTAG
- a CDS encoding RraA family protein: MTDSELFGIVRKELFTALCGDVMDAMGRTCQFLPPWIRPLKEGMVIIGRAMPVLEADCCGTRVGHKDRDEPFGLIFEALDSLEEGEVYLCTGSSPSYALWGGLMTMRASYLKAAGAVVDGYSRDTSQVLERGLPVFSRGSYAQDQGQRGRAVDYRCPIRFSNGVTVEPGDLVFGDDGGVVIIPRSVENEVLERALEKSRGEDIVAREISEGMSTVEAFKKYGIM; encoded by the coding sequence ATGACTGATTCCGAGCTTTTCGGGATCGTGAGGAAAGAGCTTTTCACCGCTCTCTGCGGAGACGTCATGGATGCCATGGGCCGTACATGTCAGTTTCTGCCTCCCTGGATCCGTCCCTTGAAGGAGGGAATGGTGATAATCGGTCGAGCCATGCCAGTATTGGAGGCCGATTGCTGTGGAACCAGGGTGGGGCATAAAGACAGGGACGAGCCTTTCGGACTGATCTTCGAGGCGCTGGACAGCCTCGAGGAGGGAGAGGTATATCTCTGTACCGGATCGTCCCCTTCTTATGCCTTATGGGGCGGTTTGATGACCATGAGAGCCAGCTATCTTAAGGCCGCCGGTGCAGTTGTGGACGGCTACAGCCGGGATACCTCCCAGGTATTGGAGCGGGGGCTGCCGGTCTTCTCTAGAGGAAGCTACGCTCAGGATCAGGGTCAGAGAGGGCGAGCCGTGGATTATCGTTGTCCCATCCGTTTTTCCAACGGTGTGACGGTCGAGCCCGGCGACCTGGTGTTCGGCGACGACGGAGGAGTGGTCATAATACCGAGGTCCGTCGAGAACGAGGTCCTGGAGAGGGCCCTGGAGAAATCCAGAGGCGAGGACATCGTTGCCAGGGAGATTTCCGAGGGAATGTCCACCGTAGAGGCCTTTAAAAAATACGGGATAATGTGA
- a CDS encoding ABC transporter ATP-binding protein, with product MYLRLNNLKKAFDEVPAVDGLSIDIEEGEMVSLLGPSGCGKTTTLKMVGGFIRPDAGRIILDRENVTELSPDKRPTATVFQSYALFPHMTVIQNVAYGLKFRGINKKTAQKAAEEMLDRVGLPTSQDKTIHQLSGGEQQRVALARALVIRPKVLLMDEPLSNLDAKLRIRMRSEIRKVQRDMAITAIYVTHDQEEALALSDRIAVMEKGIVAQIGTPYDIYSHPRTIFVADFIGRSNFVTMGDGRKAAVHPEDVSLSSDGGDFTGKITGRQFKGAMTTYSVRVGQSTMEADVLSRDDLRWNEGKSVHLKLNRDKLVYLD from the coding sequence ATGTATCTTCGGCTAAATAATCTTAAAAAAGCGTTCGATGAAGTTCCGGCGGTGGACGGACTTTCCATCGACATAGAGGAAGGCGAGATGGTGTCACTGCTGGGCCCAAGCGGCTGTGGCAAGACCACCACACTGAAAATGGTGGGAGGCTTCATACGGCCGGACGCCGGAAGGATAATTCTGGACAGAGAAAATGTCACGGAGCTTTCGCCAGATAAAAGACCTACCGCCACCGTGTTCCAAAGCTACGCTCTGTTTCCTCACATGACGGTTATCCAAAACGTGGCCTACGGATTGAAATTTCGAGGAATAAATAAAAAAACTGCGCAGAAGGCAGCTGAGGAAATGCTCGATAGGGTTGGTCTTCCCACGTCGCAGGACAAGACAATCCACCAGCTCAGCGGGGGGGAACAGCAAAGGGTCGCATTGGCCAGAGCTCTAGTGATAAGACCTAAGGTCCTCTTGATGGACGAGCCTCTCAGCAACCTGGACGCTAAGCTCCGGATCCGGATGAGATCGGAGATAAGAAAGGTTCAAAGAGATATGGCTATAACGGCCATATACGTCACCCACGATCAGGAGGAGGCACTGGCCCTCTCGGACAGGATCGCCGTCATGGAAAAGGGAATCGTGGCCCAGATCGGCACACCATACGATATATACAGTCATCCCAGAACGATATTCGTAGCCGACTTCATCGGCAGAAGCAACTTCGTTACGATGGGCGACGGTCGTAAAGCGGCTGTTCACCCGGAGGACGTATCCCTATCCTCGGACGGAGGTGATTTCACCGGAAAGATTACCGGCCGACAGTTCAAGGGCGCCATGACCACCTACTCCGTAAGAGTCGGACAATCGACGATGGAGGCCGACGTTCTGAGCAGGGACGATCTGAGATGGAATGAGGGAAAATCGGTGCACTTAAAGTTGAACAGGGACAAGCTGGTCTATCTGGACTAG
- a CDS encoding ABC transporter permease codes for MGALLKRYRLQVLVSLAFAGLLLAFAIASPRTFTGMRIYRSFMSTIPVTAVLAMGMTLLVVAGDMDLSFPSVAAASAYLFAEVFVRTGSSWFAFGAAILSGAFIGWTNGLIVVRIGVPSIIATIGTQFFWRGLVLLLSDGVAVSLASIRGNGLHSLLVGRLGGEIPAQFLWCLAIALGLALLLNRHAFGDSLLFVGDNRRAAAMMGIPVERVRILAFVLMGILAAFAGMLSTLELANWWPTQGEGYMLLVFASVFVGGTSAYGGEGTIYGSLIGAAIIGIIEAGIVSAGLAGFWTRLIYGLIIVVSVSIYTLMARRTGTS; via the coding sequence ATGGGAGCTTTACTGAAACGCTATCGACTCCAGGTTCTGGTGTCCCTTGCTTTCGCGGGGTTGTTGCTCGCCTTTGCCATCGCCAGCCCCAGGACCTTTACCGGCATGAGGATATACCGGTCCTTCATGTCCACCATTCCGGTTACCGCCGTCCTCGCCATGGGTATGACCCTTCTCGTGGTGGCCGGAGACATGGACCTGAGTTTCCCCTCCGTGGCCGCGGCGTCGGCCTATCTCTTCGCCGAGGTCTTCGTTCGGACCGGGTCTTCCTGGTTTGCCTTCGGAGCCGCGATTCTCTCGGGGGCTTTCATCGGTTGGACCAACGGTCTGATTGTGGTTCGAATAGGGGTGCCGTCCATAATCGCCACCATCGGTACCCAGTTTTTTTGGCGTGGTCTTGTTCTGCTGCTGTCCGACGGGGTCGCGGTGAGCTTGGCTTCCATAAGGGGCAACGGTCTACACTCTCTTTTGGTAGGGAGACTGGGCGGCGAGATCCCGGCCCAGTTTCTGTGGTGTCTGGCGATAGCCCTGGGTCTGGCCTTGCTCCTGAACCGGCACGCTTTCGGTGACTCTCTGCTCTTCGTAGGGGACAACCGCCGTGCTGCTGCCATGATGGGTATACCGGTGGAGCGAGTCAGAATACTGGCGTTCGTCCTGATGGGAATATTGGCCGCCTTCGCCGGGATGTTGTCCACCTTGGAGTTGGCCAACTGGTGGCCAACCCAGGGCGAGGGATACATGTTGTTGGTCTTCGCATCGGTCTTCGTAGGAGGAACTTCGGCCTATGGAGGCGAGGGCACCATATACGGTTCGTTGATAGGGGCCGCCATAATAGGCATCATAGAGGCTGGCATAGTGAGCGCCGGTCTGGCCGGGTTCTGGACCAGGCTTATATACGGACTGATCATAGTGGTGTCGGTCTCGATCTATACCTTGATGGCCAGAAGAACAGGGACAAGCTAG
- a CDS encoding DNA-3-methyladenine glycosylase I: MNNIFRCPWCGEDPLYVDYHDREWGVPLKDDRALFELLCLEGAQAGLSWITVLKKREAYRRVFDRFDPGAVARYDQRRIDEILTDQGIIRNRLKVRSVVENARVFLDLQEREGSFSEYLWGFVDGKTIVNRWKSISQVPPETDLSRRISMDMKKKGFRFVGPVIIYSLIQSAGLVNDHLVGCFRHDECSKMQ; this comes from the coding sequence GTGAACAATATCTTCCGGTGTCCATGGTGCGGGGAAGATCCCCTCTACGTCGATTATCACGACAGAGAATGGGGTGTGCCCCTGAAAGATGACAGGGCGCTTTTCGAGCTTCTCTGTCTTGAGGGAGCTCAGGCCGGTCTCAGCTGGATAACGGTTCTCAAAAAAAGGGAGGCGTACCGCAGGGTTTTCGATCGGTTTGATCCTGGGGCGGTGGCCCGTTACGACCAGCGACGGATAGACGAGATCCTGACGGATCAAGGGATAATAAGAAATAGGCTAAAGGTTCGATCGGTCGTGGAAAACGCCAGGGTTTTTCTGGATTTGCAGGAAAGAGAGGGGAGCTTCTCCGAGTATCTATGGGGTTTCGTCGACGGAAAAACTATAGTGAACCGATGGAAGTCTATCTCACAGGTCCCGCCGGAGACGGATCTGTCCAGGAGGATCTCCATGGACATGAAAAAGAAGGGATTTCGCTTCGTAGGTCCCGTCATAATCTATTCCCTGATCCAGTCGGCAGGCTTGGTCAACGACCATCTGGTGGGTTGCTTTCGACATGATGAATGTTCCAAGATGCAATAA
- the deoC gene encoding deoxyribose-phosphate aldolase, whose amino-acid sequence MDSLRDLCRTIDNTLLRQDVSVVEVEEFISRSVEARFRTVVVPPWMVAHAVSMTENSETGVSVVVGFPLGYHPLGVKLTEIDHYMKIGPGVTDFDVVLNLSALKSGMWDYVESEIRSLSDRLSDRVFKLIVETPLLSEYEIRKIGRICAGVDGLDYVKTSSGFCGSPTTEDHVRILAETMMGEKRIKVSGGVRSMADLERFVVVGGDVFGTSSGLSIIKETCPVL is encoded by the coding sequence TTGGATTCATTGCGGGATCTTTGCAGAACGATAGATAACACCCTTCTCCGTCAGGATGTGTCGGTGGTCGAGGTAGAGGAGTTCATCTCCCGGTCGGTGGAGGCCCGTTTCCGTACGGTGGTGGTCCCCCCCTGGATGGTAGCCCATGCCGTCTCCATGACGGAGAATAGCGAAACCGGGGTATCCGTCGTGGTAGGCTTCCCCTTGGGGTATCATCCTCTTGGGGTGAAGTTGACCGAGATAGATCATTATATGAAAATAGGGCCAGGGGTGACCGATTTCGACGTGGTGCTGAACCTGTCGGCCTTGAAATCCGGCATGTGGGACTACGTGGAAAGCGAGATAAGGAGTCTGTCCGATAGGCTTTCGGACAGGGTCTTCAAGCTTATAGTCGAGACCCCTCTTTTATCCGAATATGAGATACGCAAAATCGGCCGTATCTGCGCCGGCGTCGATGGGTTGGACTACGTCAAAACCTCTTCCGGTTTCTGCGGAAGCCCCACCACGGAGGACCATGTAAGGATTTTGGCGGAGACCATGATGGGCGAGAAGAGGATAAAGGTCTCCGGAGGGGTACGGTCCATGGCCGACTTGGAGAGGTTCGTCGTGGTCGGAGGAGACGTTTTCGGAACCAGTTCTGGACTCTCCATAATCAAGGAGACCTGCCCGGTTTTGTAA